CCAGCGGCGAACGTAGCTGCGGTAGCGACAGAAAAGGGGATACCAACACGCTCATTTTTCTTCGGCAGCGAGAGCGCCCAGAGGCTTAAAGCTGAGGGGCGCGGTGCAAACCTACTAATCGGTAATAACGTCTTTGCACATGTGCCGGACATTAATGATTTCGTGGCGGGGATGAAGGTTCTTCTAGCAGAGGATGGAGTTATTACTTTAGAGTTTCCACACCTTTTACAACTTATAAAAAACAATCAGTTTGATACGATCTATCACGAGCACTTCTCATACCTATCGCTCTTGGCGGTCGAGAGCATCTTCGCTGCGCACGGGCTGATGGTGTTCTCAGTTGATCAGCTACCGACACATGGAGGATCGCTGCGGATTTATGGACAGCACGATGGTAAAAGAGCACGCCCGGTAGATGCCTCTGTAGCAATGGTGCGAGATCTCGAAAAAAGTGCAGCACTTGATCAGATCGCAACTTACAGCAGCTTTAAGGAGAATGTGGAGGTCACTAAAAGGGCGCTACTTTCATTTCTTATTCAGGCGCGTGCTGATGGGCAAAGGGTCGCCGCGTACGGCGCTGCCGCAAAGGGCAACACCTTGCTTAATTTCTGTGGTATTCGTCAGGATTTTATCGACTACGTTGTTGATCTAAATCCACATAAACAGGGATTATTCACCCCTGGTACCCATATACCGGTTCTTAGTCCAGAAAAGATTAATGAGACCAGGCCTGATTTTGTGCTGATCCTAGCCTGGAACCTTAAGGATGAAGTTGCCTCACAGTTGAGTCAGATCCGTTCCTGGGGTGGTAAGTTTGTAGTCCCCATTCCAACCCTGCAGGTGTTTTAATGCGCTGCACAGATCTCTCACTTCCTGGCGTATGGCGAGTAGAGATCGAACCAAGCTGTGATGAGCGGGGATTTTTTGCCAGAACATTTTGTGCTGAGGAGTTCGCACAGATCGGATTGCCCAGCACCTATTGTCAGAGCAGTGTGTCGTTCAATCAGAAGCGCGGGACCCTACGTGGCATGCACTTTCAGGCCAATCCATCCAAGGAGTCTAAGTTAGTGCGCTGTATAAGGGGCGCAATTCTGGATGTGGTGTTAGATCTGCGCGAGAGCTCAGAGAGCTTCGGTAGGTCAATAGGGGTAGAATTATCGGACGATAATAGGACTGCGCTTGCGATTCCGGCTGGATGCGCGCATGGATTTATCACCCTTAAAGATGAGAGTGAGGTGCTCTATATGATGTCTGAGCCCTTTAATCCGAGTTTGAGCCGAGGAGTTCGGTGGGACGATCCGAAGTTCTCTATTTCATGGCCGTTCTCTCCGCTCGTCATATCCGAACGCGACGCGCAGTATCCAGATTTTAGTAGCGATATTCTGTAAGGTATGTTTGATGACTAACGGAGCAGTGATCGTTACAGGAGGATGCGGGTTTCTCGGTCGACAAACGATCCCTTTCCTAGTGGCGCGTGGCCAGCAGGTACATATATTTACTAGAACCATCAGGGACTCAGATCTGAGCCTCCTTAAGAGCCGCTTCGGTGATGCCGTAGAGCTACACGCAGTCGATCTACACGATACCAACACTGTAACGCCCATCGTTGCGCGCATTAAAGCCACACACCTACTGCACCTTGCATGGGATACTAGACATGGGGTCTTCTGGTCTTCGCCTGAAAACATAGACTGGATCGTTAGTAGTAAGTTGTTGCTGCAAGCCTTTATAGAGAACGGAGGAAAGCGAGTTGTTGCGGCCGGCTCCTGCGCTGAATATGAATGGGGTGGTGCGGATGAAAAGCTTATAGAGGGCAGCTCCAAGCTTATGCCCTCTACGCTCTATGGACAGTCGAAGTTAGCATCACGTAAGAGCCTCTTTACGATTGCAGCGCACCATAAGATAGAGGCAGCTTGGGGGCGGATATTCTTTCTCTTTGGTCCACATGAGGGAACGCAGCGCTTGGTATCGTCGGCGATTATTGCGTTACTAAAAGGACAGATGTTTCCAGCAAGTATCGGTGATCAGATCCGCGATTTTGCCCATACGGAGGATGTGGCTGCCGCATTCGTAGCACTTCTCTATTCAGATGTTACTGGGGATGTAAACATAGCCTCCGGCGAGGAACGCTCAATTGCGTCGATTCTCAAGGCGCTTGGAACGATTATCGGGCGTCCTGAATTGATACAACTTGGAGCAAAACAGAAGGTTCCTAACGATCCATTGCGCATCGTAGCCTCCATAGAGCGGCTACGCAGGGAGGTGCGGGTAACCTCCCCAGAAGATATTCAGGTGCGGCTTGCAGAAAGCGTAGAGTGGTGGCGTAGTAATCTTAAGTATATGTAATTACATGTAGTTATAGAAGCCTAGGGTGCTAGTATGATTGGGGGTTTAACGTGCTAAAAAAAGAGCTAATCTTGCTAGCATCTGGCATCTAAACGGTGATGGTATGCGGCTGAGTTTTGCTCGGTGTTGATTATTGTGGAACGTTGGTCGCTAACGTGTACGGAGGATCTTAGTGTCACAGCAGAAACAGGCTATCGCAATCCTAGTGCCGGTTTTTAATGAGGAGCGGGTAGTTCCGCTATTCTTTCAGCGCATACTCCCAGTTATTCAGGAGCTCTCGCACGAGTACACCCCACAACTAGTATTTATCAACAACGCTTCGCGCGACCAAACGTGCGAGGTGATATCTCAGATCCGTGATGAGCATCCATTCGTATTCCTGCTCTCACTCGCTAAGGACGTAGGGTATCAACGCTCACTGGAGTTCGGATTGCGTAACTGCACAGGGGATATCTTTGTTTTTATCGATGTTGATTGCGAGGACCCGCCCGAGATGATCCTTGAGTTCGTAAAGAATCACAGGCAAGGTTTTGATGTTGTATACGGTGAACGGGTTGATCGGATCGAGAGAGCGTCGATCAAGTTTATGCGCAAGGTGTTCTATCGAGTGATGAAAGCGGTAGCGGATGAGGATATCGTTCTCGATATGGCCGAATTCTCGCTGATGACGCAAGAGGTGCGTAACGCCATTATACAGGACTCCTCATCTTTCCCCTTTATAAGGGCCTCGATCGGACGAGTTGGATTTAAGCGCATAGGGATCCCCTATCGCCGTGATAAGCGTATCGCAGGCGAGACTCACTATAATATCTGGGGGATGATGCTCTTTGCTGTTGCGGGTATCCTATCGGCTAGTACGCTACTGCTGCGAGTTGCAATGTACTGCCTGCCGATCTGGATAGGAGCCATGTTGACCCTGGGAGTACTGGCCAGTAGAGGTTCTAGGCCATGGGCGTTTACTGCGCTCGTTGTGCTTGGATTTACCTACTGTGGGGCGGTGTTGAGCTTTATATCAATTTACCTAGCACGCGTATACAAGAACACGCTCGGACGTCCGAATGCATTTCTTGATCATAGGCGCTCATTTCCGCAGGGTCTAGCTAGCCTAGATTCCAATGAGCTGAGAAGCGATAAAATGGGCTCAGTTGAAGCACCTTTAGAGATGCAGTAGCTCAACTCCGAGCTCTATCGGTATCTGCAGGACTTCAGTAGTAATCCCTAACCTAGCGGCCAGTAAGGGGTGTTGCAGTGTGATTAGTGTATCGGTTCCAACCGTACACATATGACCCCCCTGTTCCTGTCCCTGTTCTTGTTCTTGTTGCGGAATGCTTGGGGCTTTAATACCTGCGCCAAACGTCGTAGCACTGATAAAGATCCTGGCCTCATCCCAGATCTCTGCATCGATAAAACTACGCAGGGTCAAAGCGCCCCCCTCAATTATTATAGATGTAAGACCCTCCTGAAAGAGGGTTGAACAGAGCGCCTGACACGACCACGCCAATGGATCGATACGACGAAAACGGATCGGTCCGTCAGTAGATTCCCGCACGGTATTGAGGATAATCGTATCAGTAGCGCCATTAAATAGTTTTAAAGTTTGAGGGAGAGAGAGGGTTCGATCGATAACGATTCGAACCGGATTTTGTCCAATGGCGTGTCGTACCGTTAGTTCAGGATCATCGACCGCGGCGGTTGTGCGCCCAACTAATATAGCCATCTCCTGAGAGCGCCAGAGGTGTGTGAGGGTGCGTGATGGTGCTGAGCTGATCCAACGTGAAGAGAGGTCTGCACGAGCTATAAAACCATCCCTGGTCTGTGCCCACTTAAGGATACAGTAGGGGCGCCTCTCTCGCTGTGCCACGATAAAGCGCCTGTTCATTGCGCGGCACTCTAGCTCCATCACCCCCTCGGTTACGGAGATGCCGGCGTTGATTAGCCGCTCGATTCCACGGCCCGAGACTTGAGGAAAGGGATCGCGGCAACCAATAACGACACGCTTAATTCCAGAATCTATGATTAGATCTGCGCAGGGCGGGGTTTTCCCGAAATGTGCGCACGGTTCAAGGGTTACGTAGAGGGTAGAGTGCGGGATAAGGCTTCGATCCTCAACAGAGGAGAGAGCCGCTACCTCCGCATGTGGCCCGCCGTACCGTTGGTGGTAGCCCTCGCCGATAACGGCTCCTTCGTAAGCTAGCACCGCACCGACAAGCGGATTTGGAGCTACGGAGCGCCCCCCTTTGAGCGCAAGCTCAAGGGCACGCACCATATATTGTGGCTCGATTAGCATGGGAGCTATCTTATACTAGGGCTATACGAACGTCACGGAATCTGTTGAGGTAGGAAGTAGTCACCAGTTTATCAATGACCACGCACTTTGGCTCATGTATAATAAATGCTAGTGCAGCTATGAACGGTATCGATAGGCAGTATAACCCCTCTGAGATCATTTGGAGCCCCTCTGAGGAGCTACGAAATGGCTGTGCTCTGAGACGCTTTATGCAGGAGCTTACGGCTAGTGGGGAGCAGGGGTTTGATGATTTCGAGCAACTTCACAACTGGTCGGTTAGGGAGCCAGCGAAGTTTTGGCCAAATCTTGTTAGGTTCCTAGGACTCAAAGGAGAGGGCTCCCTTGAGCCCTACGTAGATGCTTTGGAGGGGCCAACCCCACTAGCAAAACGGTGGTTTCCAAATTTTAAGCTTAACTTCACTGAGAATCTTCTGAGTGGCGCGGAGGATCAACTCGCCATTATCTCCTGGTCAGAGGGTGAGCTTAAGCGACGCATAACGATGGGCGAGATGCGCTCCTCTGTAGCTGCTGTGCAGGGACACCTGAAGCGGAGTGGTATTGTAAGTGGTGCACGCATTTTTGCCTATCTACCA
This genomic stretch from Pseudomonadota bacterium harbors:
- a CDS encoding class I SAM-dependent methyltransferase, encoding DQIFSDYVYFSSYSESWLRHAKLYSEQMIERLKLDSRSFVVEIASNDGYLLQNFVKHEIPCLGIEPAANVAAVATEKGIPTRSFFFGSESAQRLKAEGRGANLLIGNNVFAHVPDINDFVAGMKVLLAEDGVITLEFPHLLQLIKNNQFDTIYHEHFSYLSLLAVESIFAAHGLMVFSVDQLPTHGGSLRIYGQHDGKRARPVDASVAMVRDLEKSAALDQIATYSSFKENVEVTKRALLSFLIQARADGQRVAAYGAAAKGNTLLNFCGIRQDFIDYVVDLNPHKQGLFTPGTHIPVLSPEKINETRPDFVLILAWNLKDEVASQLSQIRSWGGKFVVPIPTLQVF
- the rfbC gene encoding dTDP-4-dehydrorhamnose 3,5-epimerase; protein product: MRCTDLSLPGVWRVEIEPSCDERGFFARTFCAEEFAQIGLPSTYCQSSVSFNQKRGTLRGMHFQANPSKESKLVRCIRGAILDVVLDLRESSESFGRSIGVELSDDNRTALAIPAGCAHGFITLKDESEVLYMMSEPFNPSLSRGVRWDDPKFSISWPFSPLVISERDAQYPDFSSDIL
- a CDS encoding NAD(P)-dependent oxidoreductase, coding for MTNGAVIVTGGCGFLGRQTIPFLVARGQQVHIFTRTIRDSDLSLLKSRFGDAVELHAVDLHDTNTVTPIVARIKATHLLHLAWDTRHGVFWSSPENIDWIVSSKLLLQAFIENGGKRVVAAGSCAEYEWGGADEKLIEGSSKLMPSTLYGQSKLASRKSLFTIAAHHKIEAAWGRIFFLFGPHEGTQRLVSSAIIALLKGQMFPASIGDQIRDFAHTEDVAAAFVALLYSDVTGDVNIASGEERSIASILKALGTIIGRPELIQLGAKQKVPNDPLRIVASIERLRREVRVTSPEDIQVRLAESVEWWRSNLKYM
- a CDS encoding glycosyltransferase family 2 protein, whose product is MSQQKQAIAILVPVFNEERVVPLFFQRILPVIQELSHEYTPQLVFINNASRDQTCEVISQIRDEHPFVFLLSLAKDVGYQRSLEFGLRNCTGDIFVFIDVDCEDPPEMILEFVKNHRQGFDVVYGERVDRIERASIKFMRKVFYRVMKAVADEDIVLDMAEFSLMTQEVRNAIIQDSSSFPFIRASIGRVGFKRIGIPYRRDKRIAGETHYNIWGMMLFAVAGILSASTLLLRVAMYCLPIWIGAMLTLGVLASRGSRPWAFTALVVLGFTYCGAVLSFISIYLARVYKNTLGRPNAFLDHRRSFPQGLASLDSNELRSDKMGSVEAPLEMQ
- the ribD gene encoding bifunctional diaminohydroxyphosphoribosylaminopyrimidine deaminase/5-amino-6-(5-phosphoribosylamino)uracil reductase RibD, with the translated sequence MLIEPQYMVRALELALKGGRSVAPNPLVGAVLAYEGAVIGEGYHQRYGGPHAEVAALSSVEDRSLIPHSTLYVTLEPCAHFGKTPPCADLIIDSGIKRVVIGCRDPFPQVSGRGIERLINAGISVTEGVMELECRAMNRRFIVAQRERRPYCILKWAQTRDGFIARADLSSRWISSAPSRTLTHLWRSQEMAILVGRTTAAVDDPELTVRHAIGQNPVRIVIDRTLSLPQTLKLFNGATDTIILNTVRESTDGPIRFRRIDPLAWSCQALCSTLFQEGLTSIIIEGGALTLRSFIDAEIWDEARIFISATTFGAGIKAPSIPQQEQEQGQEQGGHMCTVGTDTLITLQHPLLAARLGITTEVLQIPIELGVELLHL